A single window of Electrophorus electricus isolate fEleEle1 chromosome 16, fEleEle1.pri, whole genome shotgun sequence DNA harbors:
- the LOC113585183 gene encoding bifunctional apoptosis regulator isoform X3 — translation MSGLTEQEFTCHCCYDVLVKPTTLHCGHSFCRHCLALWWESSGKTECPECRERWEGFPKVNILLRDAVEKLFQADVQRRQKEIQNNPRITQSLLDFQRHGDEASRGAPPGRPRRGTGSFFSGVLTALTCVTVMLLVYHWSSGENHEVLEFKPLSRWTADDVKLWVEHLGAWTSQYRETFHREQVNGRMLTLLEDDDLSRLPYSIDNPTHRRAILQELHRVRTARVKPPQNLWEYKAVNGGKALFLLYALKDSPRLTILYLYLFDYDDGFLPLIHTCCPRRPPHVDHLPSKARVCKENPNWRQWAEFVVKYSVLPYQLLAEFAWDWLSVHYWTSRFVIVNAMLLSLLEACAFWRVWSRREIRMLPQKMWHHLCDPDRRSTSRPLSRWTHTLLVRVCTLQMDPYASYGPLCRTHLLANTEVNELRGTGRLVQCSFERLPCFQAFAGLSFVYDPGAAQPFREMSEDCETRRL, via the exons ATGAGCGGGCTGACGGAGCAAGAATTCACGTGCCACTGTTGCTATGATGTCCTTGTGAAGCCCACCACGCTTCACTGTGGCCACAGCTTCTGTCGCCACTGCCTTGCGCTGTGGTGGGAGTCATCTGGTAAAACCGAGTGCCCTGAGTGTCGCGAGAGATGGGAGGGGTTTCCTAAGGTCAACATTCTACTGAG aGACGCTGTGGAGAAGTTGTTCCAAGCTGATGTGCAAAGGAGGCAAAAAGAGATCCAGAATAACCCGCGGATCACTCAGTCTCTGCTGGACTTCCAGCGCCATGGCGATGAGGCCAGTCGCGGCGCTCCACCAGGAAGACCACGGAGAGGAACCGGAAGCTTCTTCTCCGGAGTGCTCACTGCTCTTACTTGCGtcact GTGATGTTGCTGGTCTATCACTGGTCCAGTGGAGAAAATCATGAGGTTCTGGAATTTAAGCCACTCAGCAGGTGGACAGCTGATGATGTCAAACTGTGGGTGGAACACTTAGGTGCGTGGACCagccaatacagagagaccttCCACAGAGAACAGGTTAACGGCAG gaTGCTCACTCTCCTTGAGGATGATGACTTGTCCAGGCTTCCATATAGTATAGATAACCCCACCCACCGACGAGCCATCCTGCAGGAACTGCACAGGGTCCGCACTGCTAGAGTCAAACCGCCACAGAACCTCTGGGAGTACAAG gCGGTGAATGGGGGAAAGGCTCTTTTCTTACTTTACGCTCTCAAAGATTCTCCTCGCCTCACCATCCTCTACCTCTATCTGTTTGACTATGATGACGGCTTCCTGCCCCTCATACATACCTGCTGTCCCAGACGGCCACCCCATGTGGATCACCTGCCCAGCaaggctcgtgtgtgt AAGGAGAATCCTAACTGGAGACAGTGGGCGGAGTTTGTGGTGAAGTACTCTGTGCTGCCCTATCAGCTCCTGGCAGAGTTTGCGTGGGATTGGCTGAGTGTTCACTACTGGACGTCTCGTTTTGTTATAGTAAATGCCATGCTGCTGTCACTGCTTGAGGCCTGCGCGTTCTGGAGAGTGTGGAGCAGGAGAGAAATtag GATGCTCCCTCAGAAGATGTGGCACCACCTGTG CGATCCAGATCGGCGGTCTACTTCTCGTCCTCTTTCCAG ATGGACCCATACGCTTCTTGTACGTGTTTGTACTTTGCAGATGGACCCATACGCTTCTT ATGGACCCCTATGTCGGACCCACCTTCTCGCAAACACGGAAGTGAACGAACTACGTGGGACAGGCAGGTTGGTTCAGTGCTCTTTTGAACGGTTACCGTGTTTCCAGGCGTTCGCTGGCCTGTCGTTTGTCTATGACCCCGGGGCGGCCCAACCCTTTCGGGAAATGTCAGAAGACTGCGAGACGCGGCGTTTATAG